Sequence from the Actinocatenispora sera genome:
TGCTCGACAAGCTCGCCGAGTGGCTGGCCGACAACCCGCGCCGGCTCGCCGCCACCGAACGCCGGTTCCGCACCCGGCTGCCGTCCCGCGACGACGCGCCCGATGTCGAGCTGACCGGCGCGGTCGACCGGTTGGAGGTCGACGACGCCGGCCGCCCGGTCATCATCGACCTCAAGACCGGCGGCAGCGCACCCACCGACGCGCAGGCCGCGCAGCACCCGCAGCTCGGCGCGTACCAGGTGGCCGCGGAGCACGGCGCGTTCGACGACCTGCCCGGCGTCACCCCCGGCGCCGGCCCCGGCGGAGCGGCGCTGGTGCAGCTGGGCGGTTCCCGGGCGCACCCGCGCGAGCAGCACCAGCCGGCGCTGGCCGACGCGGACAACCCGGCCTGGGCGCAGGAGATGGTGCACGACGCGGCCCGCCGGATGGCCGCGGCCACCTTCGATGCGGTGATCAACGAGCACTGCCGCTCCTGCGCGGTGCAGACCAGCTGTCCACTGTCGACACACGGGCGGCGGGTGACCGACCCGTGAGCGTACTGACGCCGCACCGGCTGGCCGAGCTGCTCGGTCTGCCGCAACCCACCGACGAGCAGGCGGCGGTGATCGGCGCCCCGCTCGGCCCGCTGCTGGTGGTTGCCGGGGCAGGCTCGGGCAAGACCGAGACGATGGCGTCCCGGGTCGTCTACCTGGTGGCGAATCGGATGGTACGGCCCGACCAGGTGCTCGGCCTGACCTTCACCCGCAAGGCCGCCGGCGAGCTGTCCACCCGGATCCGGGCCCGGCTCGGCCAGCTCGCCCGTATCCCGGAGATCGCCGGCGAACCCACCGGCGGCGCCACCCGGGACCCAGCCGGCGGGAGTGCCGGGGTACCCGCCGATGGCAGCTCCGGTGCGCCGGCCGGCGGCATCGTCGGCGCCAGCCCGGAGCGGGCGGAACCGGCTGCCGCGCAACGCGATCCGGACACGCTGGGCGGTGAGCCCACCGTGGCCACCTACCACTCGTACGCGGCGCGGGTGGTCACCGAGCACGGGCTGCGCGCCGGGTACGAGCCGACCACCCGGCTGCTGAGCGAGGCGGCCTGCTGGCAGCTCGCCGACGCCGTGGTCCGGGCGTACGACGGTGACATGTCGGCGGTCGACCTCGCGCCGGTGACCGTCACCGGCGAGGTGCTCGGCCTCGCCGCCGAGCTGTCCGAGCACCTGTGCGAGCCGGACCGGCTGTACCGCTTCACCGAACGGCTGATCGCCGGCCTGCAGGCGCTGCCCGGCGCCATGTCCGCCGACACCGCCCGGATGGTGGCCCGCCAGCAGGCACGGTTGCAGCTGCTTCCGCTGGTCACCAAGTACGTCGAGCGCAAGGTCGCCGCCGAGGCGATGGACTACGGCGACCAGCTGTCCCGGGCCGCCACCGTCGCCGTGCAGCACCCGGTCGTCGGGGCCACCGAACGCGACCGCTACCGGGTGGTGCTGCTCGACGAGTACCAGGACACCTCGCACGCGCAGGTGGTGCTGCTGCGCGCGCTGTTCGGCCGCGGCCATGCGGTGACCGCGGTCGGCGACCCGGCCCAGTCCATCTACGCCTGGCGCGGCGCCAGCGCCGGCACCCTGGAGCGGTTCCCCACCGACTTCGCGCTCGCCGACGGACGCCCCGCCCGCCGGCTCGCGCTGACCACCAGCTGGCGCAACCCGCCCTCGGTGCTGTCGGTGGCGAACGAGGTCAGCCGCCCGCTGCGCGATGCCGGCAGCGCCGCGGTGGTGCTCTCCGCCGCGCCGCACGCCCCGTACGGCCGGGCGGTGCGGTGCGCGTTGCTGACCACCGCCGCCGACGAGGCGTCCTGGGTCGCCGAGTCGATCGCCCGCCACTGGTCCACCAACGCCACGATGGACGATCCGCCCACCACCGCGGTACTGGTGCGTTCCCGCCGCCAGATCCCGGTACTGGAGCAGGCGTTGCGGGCCTGCGGCCTGCCGGTCGAGGTGGTCGGGCTGGGTGGGCTGCTGGACACCCCCGAGGTGCGCGACGTCGTCACCACCCTGCAGGTCCTGGCCGACCCGGCCGCCGGCGCCGGGCTGCTGCGGCTGCTGACCGGGCCGCGGCTGCGGATCGGACCGCGCGACATCGTCGCGCTGCACCGGCGCTCCCGGGAACTGTCCCGACGCGACCGGCCCGACCTGGCGGAGCTCGCGCTGCCCCCCGAGGTCACGCTGGTGGAGGCGCTCGACGATCTCGGCGACCCCGCCCTGTACTCGCCGACCGGCTACCGCCGCCTGACCGCGTTCGCCGCCGAGCTGGCCGTGCTGCGGTCCCGGCTCGGCCAGTCGCTGCCCGACCTGATCGCCGACGTCGAGCACACCATCGGCCTGGACGTCGAGGTCGCGGTCCGGGCCGGGGCGGCGGGCGGCTCGGCGGGCGTGGCGGGTGCCGCCGGGTCGGGTGCGGCCGTCGGGCTGGCCCGGGCCCACCTGGACGCGTTCGCCGACGTGGCGGCGCAGTTCGCCGCCGACTCCGACACCGCGACGCTGGCCGGGTTCCTCGCCTTCCTCGCCGCCGCCGAGGAGCAGGAGCGCGGCCTGGAGCCGGGCCACGTCGAGGTCGTCACCGGCGCGGTACAGGTGCTGACCGTGCACGCGGCCAAGGGGCTGGAGTGGGACGTGGTGGCGCTGGCCGGCGCCGCCGAGAACGTGTTCCCGGCCCGCTCGCAGGGCGACCACTGGCTCAACCGGCCCGGCGTGCTGCCGTTCGCGCTGCGCGGCGACCGTACCGGGCTGCCCGAGCTGGAGCTGTCCGCGGTCGGCGACCACAAGGCGTTCAACCGGGCCCGCCGCGACTTTCTCGCCCGCTGGGCCGAGCACGACGCGGCCGAGGAGCGCCGCCTGGCGTACGTGGCGGTCACCCGGCCGCGCCGGCTGCTGCTGTGTTCCGGGTACTGGTGGGACGGCGACGCGCAGGGCCGCCGCGGCCCGTCCGCACTGCTCACCGAGGTACGTGAGCGGTGCCTGGCCGGTGCCGGGTACGTGGACGAGTGGGCCGACGAGCCGGAGCCCGACGCGCCGAACCCGGTCAAGGCGAACCCGCTGCGCGCCCACTGGCCGGACGACCCGCTGGGGGAGCGCCGCCGCGACCTCACCGCCGCCGCCGAGCTGGTCCGCACCGAGCTCGCCGCCCTCCGCGCCGCCACGTCGCCCGGCAGCGTCACCGCCGACGCCGACGCGCCGGCCGGCCACGCCCCTGCCGACGCCGACACCGAAGCACCGGCCGGCGACGCCGTTGCCGACGCTGACGCGCTGGTCGGCGGGGGCGCGGACGGGGCGGGCGCGGAGGAGCGGCGCTGGGCGTACGAGGTGGAGCTGTTGCTGGCCGAGCGCGACACCGAGGCGCGCGGCGTCGGTGAGGTGGCGCTGCCCGCCGCGCTGACCGTCACCGACCTGGTCGGCCTGGCCGACGATCCGGGCGCGCTGGCGCGCCGGATCCGCCGGCCGCTGCCCCGGCCGCCGGAGCGCGCCGCGAGCCGCGGTACCGAGTTCCACCGCTGGCTGGAGCAGCGGCTCGGCAGCCAGGCGCTGCTGGACCTGGACGAGTTGCCCGGCGCCGCCGACCGGGACACCGGCGTCGATGCCGACCTCGCGCAGCTGCAGCGTCGGTTCCTGGCCAGCGAGTGGGCGACCCGTACGCCGCTCGCGGTGGAGGTGCCGTTCGTGACCGTCCTGGCCGGGGTGGTGGTCCGCGGCCGGATGGACGCGGTGTTCGCCGAGCCCGGCGGCGGGCTGCGGGTGGTCGACTGGAAGACCGGCCGGCAGCCGACCGGCGACGCGGCGCGCTCGGCGGCGGTCCAGCTCGCCGCGTACCGGCTGGCCGCGGCCGAGCTGTTCGGCGTGCCGCTGGCGGACGTGGGGGCGGCGTTCCACTACGTGGCGACCGGGGTGACCGACAGCCCGGCCGACCTGCTCGACGCGGACGAACTTGCGGCGCTGGTCACTCGGTTGCCGCCGGCCGCCGGGGAACCGGTTACCGAGCAGTAATATCAGCGGCGTGACAACCGAACCGTTCCGCGTCCGGGTGACCGTCCGCGGCTATGAACTGGACACCCAGGGCCACCTCAACCAGGCGGTCTACCTGCAGTACGCCGAGCACGCCCGGTGGGAGGCGCTGCGCGCGGCCGGCGTCGGCCAGGACGCGCTGATCGCCTCCGGCGCCGGTCCGGTGGTGCTGGAGACCACGGTGCGCTACCTGCGGGAGCTGCGCGGCGGCGACGAGGTCGACGTCAGCTGCGCGTTCGAGTACACGCCGGGCCGCAAGACGTTCCGGCTGGTGCAACACCTGGTCCGCGCCGACGGTACGGCGGCCGCCGAGGTCACCGCGGTCGGTGGGCTGCTCGACCTGCACACCCGCCGGCTGGTGGCCGACCCGCAGGCGCACCTGCGCAAGCTCGCGACCGACCCGGACCTGCTCGGCCTGTCCTGACCTTCGCCGCGACGGCGTCCGTCCCGGGGGCTCAGGCGGCGGGCTTGAGGGCGTCCGCCCCCGACGGTGTGCTCGACCGGCGGCCTGGAGGGTGTCCGCTCCGGGGCGGTGAGCTCACCCGGCGGGCTTGAGCATGGGGGCGTCCCGGGAGATCTCCCGGAACCCGAGGCCCTGGTACAGCCGGGCAGGACCGGAGTCGTGCGCGCCGCCCTCGGCGACTACCGTCGCGTGCCGGGCGCCGGCGGCGACCGCCCGGTGCATGCCGGCGAGCAGCATCGCCCGGGCCAGCCCGAGCCTCCGGTGCTTCGGATGCGTACCGACCGGCTCGAACTCGACGGTCTCGTTGGCCGGGTCGAACCACATGATCGTCGAGGCGGCCATCGTCTCGTCCGGCGCCTCCACCAGCAGGTGCAGGTCGCCGCGGTAGGCGGCCGTCCGCCGCACGTCGGCATAACTCCGTGCGGTGTAGGACGTGCGCTCCCACGCGTCCACGTGCGCCTGGACGGCGGCGTCGGGACCCACCTCGTCGGCGGTACGGAGCCGGTACCCGTCCGGCAGCCTCGGCTCGTCGAGGCCGGTGAGGTCGCGCCCGTTGAGCTGGGTCCATTCGCCGTCGTCGGCGTCCGGCTCGTAACCGTGCGCCGCCCACCGGGCCAGCGCGAACCGTTCGGCGTTGGTCGGTGTCACCGCCCGCTCCAGGCCGGCCGCGACCCCGTCGTACCAGTCGATGATCTCGTCGACGAGGTGCAGGTGGCCGGGATGCACCTGGTAGCTGAGCGACGAGCCGGTGACCTCGGTGGTCGAGCCGTCGCGGCGGCGCACCGTGCGGGGCAGGAACGCCCAGCCCCACGCCACCAGCTCGTCCCCGGCGTACCAGTGGCGGCGCGGCCAGGTCGAGCCGTACGGCGTGCAGCCCTGACCCCAGACCCAGGCCAGCTCCCCGTACGAGGCGCCGGCGCTGATGTGGTCCGGCCGCAAGGCGGTGACCCGCTGCGCGAGCCCCTGCATCAGCGGGATGTCCGCGGCCGTCAGCAACTCGGAGTCGGTCATGGGGCGCACTGTGCCAGCGCGGGCCCGGACGCGTCGAGTGACTTTCCCCGCCGCGCTCGCCGACCGAGTCGGGCATGTCGGACGTCGTGGTGGTCGAGTACGGCACAATGCGCGCCGCCGACTGGACGGCGGGTGGTGTAACGCTCCTAGTCTGGGGACTCGGATGTCTGTGGAGTGTGTGCCGGGTATGCCGCCCGGTGCGCCCGATGCGGGTGGGGTGCGGCGTGAGTCTTTCTCGGTACCGGCGTTCTCGCCTCGCGCTGGTCGGAGTGCTGGCGGCGGCCGGCCTCGCGCTGTCGGCCTGCTCGTCCGGCGGTGGCGGTGGGCATGACGCGTCCGGCCCGTCGAGAGCGCCGGCCGGCAAGCACTCGCCGAGCCCGTCGCCGAAGCCGACCGGGGCGCCGGTGCACGTGTCGCTGCTGGAGGGCGACGGCAACACCTACGGCGTCGGGATGCCGATCATCGTCTACTTCAACAAGGCGATCACCGATGCCGCCGCGTTCGAGAAGGCGGCGAAGGTGACGGTGAACGGCCAGCCGGCCGGCGGCGCCTGGTACTTCCAGCACAGCGGTCGCTCCGACCAGGCGCTGGAGGGCCACTACCGGCCGGAGAAGTACTGGCCCGGGCACGCGAAGATCGAGATGAAGCTGCCGGTCAAGGGGCTGTCGGCGGGGCCGGGGCTGGTGTTCGACGACAGCCTGACGCTGTCGATCGCCACCGGCCCGGCGAACGTGTCCGCCGTGGACTGCTCGGCCGAGAAGATGGTGGTCACCTCGGACGGGAAGACGGTCAAGACGCTGCCGACCTCGTGCGGCGCGGCGAAGACCCCGACGTACTACGGCACCAAGGTGGTCATGCAGAAGGGCGAGGCCGACCCGAAGACCGGCAAGATGCGCCCGGACGGCACCGTCAACATGGTCTCCGACAACCCGGCCGACCCGTACAACCTGATGGTGCCGTGGTCGGTGCGCATCACCAACTCCGGCGAGTACGTGCACTCGGCGTCCTGGAACGGCGGCAACATCGGCCGCCGCTCCACCTCCAACGGCTGCACCAACCTCAACGTCGACGACGCGAAGTGGTTCTACGGTTTCGCGCAGGTCGGCGACGTGGTGACGTACAAGAACACCGGCGGCAACGAGATGCGCGAGTGGGACGGTTACGGCGACTGGAACGTGCCGTGGTCGACCTGGCAGCAGGGCGGCTCGGTCAAGTCCGCGCACTGAACGCCGCCCGCCGGACCGAGATCAGGCCGCGTCGGTACGCCACCAGGCGAGGTTGGCGGCGACGTCGGCGAGCGGCTCCACCAGCTCCCACGCCTCGGCGATCAGCCCGTCCTCCAACCGCCAGATGTCGACGGCGGCGACGCCGGGCCCGCCGCCGTCCAGCCAGCGTCGGGTGGACAGCACGACGTGGTCGCCGTCGGCCAGCAGGTGCAGGATCTCCACCCGCAGCCGGTCGATCGGCACTGCCCGCACGTCGGCGAGCCACTCGGTCTTGGTCGACGAGGTCGAGTCCGGCTTGTGGTGGACGAAATCGTCCCGCAGCAACGGCTCCAGCGCGTCGGTGCCGCCGGTGGCGACCATCTGCTGCAGTGCCTGGGTGACGATGGTCTTGTTGTCCGTGGTCATGCGGCCAGTGTCGCGGTGCTGCCGCACGGTTGTCGATGACATGGCATTTCATGGCGCCGGGCTGCGTAGTCTTGCCGACCATGGACACCGTCGGGGAACTGCTGCGGCAGTGGCGGCATCGGCGACACCGCAGCCAGCTCGACCTCGCGCTGGCTGCGGACGTGTCGGCCCGGCACGTCAGCCTGGTCGAGACCGGCAAGACCCGGCCGAGCGCCGCGATGGTGCTGCGACTGGCCGAACAGCTCGACGTACCGCTGCGGGAGCGCAACCGGCTGCTGCTCGCCGCCGGGTTCGCGCCCCGGTATGCCGAACGACCGCTGGACAGCGACGCGCTGGCCGCCGCCCGCGGTGCGCTGGAGCGCGTGCTGCGCGCGCACGAGCCGTACCCGGCGATGGTGTTCGACCGACGGTGGAACATCGTGCTGGCCAACCGCGCCGTCGACGCGTTCCTCGCCGGGGTCGCGCCGGACCTGCTGCGACCGCCGGTGAACATGGTCCGGCTGGCGCTGGACCCGCGCGGGTTTGCCGAAAACATCGTCAACCTGGCCGACGTCCGGTCGGTGCTGCGGGCCCGCATCTCCCGGCAGCTGGCTGCCGCCCCTGACCCCGAACTCGCCGCGCTGTACGAGCGGTACCTCGCGCCGGGCGATCCGGACGACGACGGCGCCCGGATCGCCTCCGACGTGCTGACCCCGATGCTGTTTCGCTTCGGTGCGGCGCACCTGCGGCTGTTCTCCACCATCACCACGTTCGGCACGCCGCTGGACATCACGCTCGACGAGGTCTCGATCGAGTCGTACTATCCGGCCGACGACGAGACCGCCGCCCACTTCGCGGCCCGCTGAGCAGCCGCCAGGCGGTTGGCCGGGTGAGCGGCCGAGCGCGAGGCCCCGAAGCCGAAGTCCCTGACAGCCGAAGTCCCCAACAGCCTCGGGGCCGATCCGGTGGTTCAGGGCAGCAGCTGGATGCCGCCGATGGTGCGCCGGTCGGCCAGCTCGGTGTGCGCCGCCGCGGCGTCGGCCAGCGGGTACTCGGCGTGCAACCGCGGGGTGAGCTCGCCGCGGGTGGCGGCGGCCAGCGCCTGCTCGGCGTCGGCCCGCTGCTCGGCGTCCGACTTGGCGAACACCAGGCTCAGCGGCCCGGACACCGCCTGCCCGCTGCGGACGATCGCCGCGGTGTCCAGCGGCGTCCAGTCGCCGCTGGCGAAGCCGTAGATGCCGATCCGGCCGCCGGGCCGTGCCGCGGCCTCGATCGCCTGCGCGCCCAGCGTGCCACCGATCGCGTCGAGCACCACGTCGGCGCCGCGGCCGCCGGTGGCCTCGCGTACCTGGTTCGGCCAGTCTGCGGTGGCGTAGTCCACCGCGTGCTTCGCGCCGGCCTCGCGGGCGGCGGCGACCTTCGCGGTACCGCCGGCGGCGGCGACCACCGTGGCGCCGGCGGCCTGGGCCAGCTGGACCAGCAGCAGGCCGATGCGCCCGGCGGCGGCGGTGACCAGTACCGTTTCGCCGGGCCGTACCTGCATCGCGGTGAGCAGGCCGAGCGCCACGGCGCCCGCCTGGAACACCCCGATCGCGACCTCCAGGCCGAGCCCGTCGGGTACCGGGAAGGTGTAGGCGGCCTTGGCCCGGGCCAGTTCGGCGTAGCCGCCGGCGTTCCGGGTGGTACACGCGACCACCTGCCGGCCGACCAGGGTGGCGTCCGCGCCGTCGCCGACCGCCACCACCCGGCCACCCACCTCGACACCCGGCACGTACGGCAGCTCGACCGGGTAGCTGCCCGCCCGCACGATCACGTCGCCGTAGCTGACGCCGGCGCGCTCGACCGCGACGAGTACCTCGCCGGAGCCCGGCACCGGGTCGTCGACCTGCTCGTACCGCAGGACCTCGGGCGGGCCGAACTGGTGGATCCGGCTGACGTGCATCTGTCCTCCTCGGCGCGGTCCCGCCACGTGTCGCTCGCGGGAACCGCTGATCTGCGAGACACTATGTCTCGTTCGAGCACTAGTGTCTGCCCGGTGCGGTGCGGCGGACAAGCGTCGGTTCGCCGGCGCCGTCCCAGTCGAGACAGGGAGCGGGAAATGTCTCAGCAGACCGGCGATCTGCGGGTGCGACGAACCCGGAAACTGTTGCGCGAGGCGCTGATCGGGCTGATCGAGGAGCGCGGCTTCGATCGCGTGACGGTCGGCGCGATCACCGAGCGGGCGATGATCAGCCGCGCGGCGTTCTACCGCAACTACCGCGACAAGTACCAGCTGGTGGAGCAGATCTTCGACGAGGCGATGGCCGAGGTGCGCGGGCACGTCGCCGACGGCGACCCCGACTCGCGGCGGGCCCGGTGGGTGGCGTTCCTCGAGCACGTCGACGAGTACCACCGGCTCTACGCCGCGCTGCTCGGGGCGCGCGGCAGCGCCTGGTTCGCCAGCCGGATGCGCTCGGCGCTGGCCGAGATGACCGCGCCGCACTTCGCGCCGGACGCGCCGGTGCCGGGGTTGCTGCCCTCGGTGCTCTCGGCGGTGTTCGTCGAGTCGATCGTGTGGTGGCTCGACCACGACCGGCCGGTACCGGCGGCCGAGATCGCCGACCGGTCGGCGGATCTGGCCGGCGCGGTGATCGCCGAGGCGAGCGGCTGGCCGCCGCGGCGGCGCTCGTCGCGGCGACCCGCTGGGAAAAAGTGATATCAGTTTGCTAGCCTGGGTGCAGGCCGGGGCGCCAAGCCGGCCGGGAGGAGTGGAGATGTCCACGACACGCACCCGCGTCGACGACGAGACCGCCGTGCAGATGCCCAGCCCGCAGGTGACCGAGCGCACCGCGACCAGCACGTCCGGCTGGCCGCTGCTGGCCCTGCTGATCGTGCTCGTGGTGCTCGGCGTCGCGCTGATCGCCGCCGGCGGCAACGGTTCGGGCATCCGGGTCGCCCTGGTGCCGATCGGCGTGGTCGCCGCCGTGGTGGGGGTGCTCATCGCGCCCGGGCTCACCGCGGTGGCGCCGGGCGAGGCGCGCGTGGTGCAGCTGCTCGGCAGCTACCGCGGCACCGTGCGCGAGCAGGGCTTCCGCTGGGTGAACCCGTTCACCAAGCGGCACAAGGTGTCCACCCGGATCCGCAACCTGGAGACCGAGACCTCCAAGGTCAACGACGCCGACGGCAACCCGATCGAGATGGCCGCGGTGGTCGTCTGGCAGGTGGCCGACACCGCCCGGGCGGTGTTCGAGGTCGACGACTTCACTGCCTTCGTGGCGATCCAGAGCGAGACCGCGGTGCGCCACATCGCCGGCAGCTACCCGTACGACTCGCACTCCGACGGCGCGCTCTCGCTGCGCGACAACGCCACCGAGATCACCGGCAAGCTCACGGAGGAGATCTCCGCCCGGGTCTCCGCCGCCGGCGTGCGGGTGGTCGAGTCGCGCATCACCCGCCTGTCGTACGCGCCGGAGATCGCCCAGGTCATGCTGCAGCGCCAGCAGGCCGGTGCGGTGGTCGCCGCCCGCCAGCGCATCGTCGAGGGTGCGGTGGGCATGGTCGAGTCTGCGCTGGAGAAGCTGGCCGAGCACGACGTGGTCGAGCTCGACGAGGAGCGCAAGGCGACCATGGTGTCCAACCTGCTGGTCGTGCTGTGCGGCGACCGGGGCACCCAGCCGGTCGTCAACACCGGCTCGCTCTACCAGTAGCCACACCGGATCCGTACGGTCCATTGTGGAGGGTAGGGGAGGCCGGGATGGCGACCGAGCGCAAGAAGCTGCTGCTGCGGCTCGATCCCGCCGTGCACGACGCGCTCGCCCGGTGGGCGGCGGCCGAGCTGCGCAGCACCAACGCGCAGATCGAGTTCCTGCTGCGGCGCGCGCTGTCGGACGCCGGCCGACTGCCCCGCAACGTCGGCGAGCAGCGCCGCCCTGGCCGCCCGCCCGCACGATCCGAACCCACCGACACCGATGCGGAGGACTGACGATGTCGTTGCCCGACGAGCTGCCGGAGCGGGTCTACCTGCTCGCCGTCGACCGCGGCAAGCGCCGGCTGGTGGCCCGCGACCGCATCGGGTACGCGTTGCGCGGCGCCGCGCTGGCCCAGCTGCTGCTGGCCGGCGCACTGCGGGACGACTCGGGGCGCGTCGAGCTGGTCGGCCGCGGCGACGCGGGCGGCCTGGCCGGCCTGCTGCGCGACGAGATCGCCGCCGACGCCCGCCCGCGCCGCTGGCGGCACTGGGTGCGGGCCGGGGCCCGCCGGGCACGTACCGAAGTGCGGGATCGGTTGGTGGCAGCCAGAAACATCACAGTCACCAAAGATCGGGCCCTTGGTCTCTTCTCGGTCGAGCGGATCGATGTTACCGACGTCCTGCCCTTCCAGCGGTACGGCAGCACCATCCGCGGCGTGGCCG
This genomic interval carries:
- a CDS encoding TetR/AcrR family transcriptional regulator, giving the protein MSQQTGDLRVRRTRKLLREALIGLIEERGFDRVTVGAITERAMISRAAFYRNYRDKYQLVEQIFDEAMAEVRGHVADGDPDSRRARWVAFLEHVDEYHRLYAALLGARGSAWFASRMRSALAEMTAPHFAPDAPVPGLLPSVLSAVFVESIVWWLDHDRPVPAAEIADRSADLAGAVIAEASGWPPRRRSSRRPAGKK
- a CDS encoding GNAT family N-acetyltransferase, with translation MTDSELLTAADIPLMQGLAQRVTALRPDHISAGASYGELAWVWGQGCTPYGSTWPRRHWYAGDELVAWGWAFLPRTVRRRDGSTTEVTGSSLSYQVHPGHLHLVDEIIDWYDGVAAGLERAVTPTNAERFALARWAAHGYEPDADDGEWTQLNGRDLTGLDEPRLPDGYRLRTADEVGPDAAVQAHVDAWERTSYTARSYADVRRTAAYRGDLHLLVEAPDETMAASTIMWFDPANETVEFEPVGTHPKHRRLGLARAMLLAGMHRAVAAGARHATVVAEGGAHDSGPARLYQGLGFREISRDAPMLKPAG
- a CDS encoding nuclear transport factor 2 family protein, with amino-acid sequence MTTDNKTIVTQALQQMVATGGTDALEPLLRDDFVHHKPDSTSSTKTEWLADVRAVPIDRLRVEILHLLADGDHVVLSTRRWLDGGGPGVAAVDIWRLEDGLIAEAWELVEPLADVAANLAWWRTDAA
- a CDS encoding acyl-CoA thioesterase, with the translated sequence MTTEPFRVRVTVRGYELDTQGHLNQAVYLQYAEHARWEALRAAGVGQDALIASGAGPVVLETTVRYLRELRGGDEVDVSCAFEYTPGRKTFRLVQHLVRADGTAAAEVTAVGGLLDLHTRRLVADPQAHLRKLATDPDLLGLS
- a CDS encoding ATP-dependent helicase, translated to MSTVDTRAAGDRPVSVLTPHRLAELLGLPQPTDEQAAVIGAPLGPLLVVAGAGSGKTETMASRVVYLVANRMVRPDQVLGLTFTRKAAGELSTRIRARLGQLARIPEIAGEPTGGATRDPAGGSAGVPADGSSGAPAGGIVGASPERAEPAAAQRDPDTLGGEPTVATYHSYAARVVTEHGLRAGYEPTTRLLSEAACWQLADAVVRAYDGDMSAVDLAPVTVTGEVLGLAAELSEHLCEPDRLYRFTERLIAGLQALPGAMSADTARMVARQQARLQLLPLVTKYVERKVAAEAMDYGDQLSRAATVAVQHPVVGATERDRYRVVLLDEYQDTSHAQVVLLRALFGRGHAVTAVGDPAQSIYAWRGASAGTLERFPTDFALADGRPARRLALTTSWRNPPSVLSVANEVSRPLRDAGSAAVVLSAAPHAPYGRAVRCALLTTAADEASWVAESIARHWSTNATMDDPPTTAVLVRSRRQIPVLEQALRACGLPVEVVGLGGLLDTPEVRDVVTTLQVLADPAAGAGLLRLLTGPRLRIGPRDIVALHRRSRELSRRDRPDLAELALPPEVTLVEALDDLGDPALYSPTGYRRLTAFAAELAVLRSRLGQSLPDLIADVEHTIGLDVEVAVRAGAAGGSAGVAGAAGSGAAVGLARAHLDAFADVAAQFAADSDTATLAGFLAFLAAAEEQERGLEPGHVEVVTGAVQVLTVHAAKGLEWDVVALAGAAENVFPARSQGDHWLNRPGVLPFALRGDRTGLPELELSAVGDHKAFNRARRDFLARWAEHDAAEERRLAYVAVTRPRRLLLCSGYWWDGDAQGRRGPSALLTEVRERCLAGAGYVDEWADEPEPDAPNPVKANPLRAHWPDDPLGERRRDLTAAAELVRTELAALRAATSPGSVTADADAPAGHAPADADTEAPAGDAVADADALVGGGADGAGAEERRWAYEVELLLAERDTEARGVGEVALPAALTVTDLVGLADDPGALARRIRRPLPRPPERAASRGTEFHRWLEQRLGSQALLDLDELPGAADRDTGVDADLAQLQRRFLASEWATRTPLAVEVPFVTVLAGVVVRGRMDAVFAEPGGGLRVVDWKTGRQPTGDAARSAAVQLAAYRLAAAELFGVPLADVGAAFHYVATGVTDSPADLLDADELAALVTRLPPAAGEPVTEQ
- a CDS encoding GPP34 family phosphoprotein: MSLPDELPERVYLLAVDRGKRRLVARDRIGYALRGAALAQLLLAGALRDDSGRVELVGRGDAGGLAGLLRDEIAADARPRRWRHWVRAGARRARTEVRDRLVAARNITVTKDRALGLFSVERIDVTDVLPFQRYGSTIRGVAGGSALTSRVDPSDAAAVAIAVAAEIGTVLNGGDRRRNTARIEALGAEIAPVVTAIRQCVRSDRAARSSASG
- a CDS encoding SPFH domain-containing protein, with the protein product MSTTRTRVDDETAVQMPSPQVTERTATSTSGWPLLALLIVLVVLGVALIAAGGNGSGIRVALVPIGVVAAVVGVLIAPGLTAVAPGEARVVQLLGSYRGTVREQGFRWVNPFTKRHKVSTRIRNLETETSKVNDADGNPIEMAAVVVWQVADTARAVFEVDDFTAFVAIQSETAVRHIAGSYPYDSHSDGALSLRDNATEITGKLTEEISARVSAAGVRVVESRITRLSYAPEIAQVMLQRQQAGAVVAARQRIVEGAVGMVESALEKLAEHDVVELDEERKATMVSNLLVVLCGDRGTQPVVNTGSLYQ
- a CDS encoding helix-turn-helix domain-containing protein; the protein is MDTVGELLRQWRHRRHRSQLDLALAADVSARHVSLVETGKTRPSAAMVLRLAEQLDVPLRERNRLLLAAGFAPRYAERPLDSDALAAARGALERVLRAHEPYPAMVFDRRWNIVLANRAVDAFLAGVAPDLLRPPVNMVRLALDPRGFAENIVNLADVRSVLRARISRQLAAAPDPELAALYERYLAPGDPDDDGARIASDVLTPMLFRFGAAHLRLFSTITTFGTPLDITLDEVSIESYYPADDETAAHFAAR
- a CDS encoding L,D-transpeptidase; this encodes MSLSRYRRSRLALVGVLAAAGLALSACSSGGGGGHDASGPSRAPAGKHSPSPSPKPTGAPVHVSLLEGDGNTYGVGMPIIVYFNKAITDAAAFEKAAKVTVNGQPAGGAWYFQHSGRSDQALEGHYRPEKYWPGHAKIEMKLPVKGLSAGPGLVFDDSLTLSIATGPANVSAVDCSAEKMVVTSDGKTVKTLPTSCGAAKTPTYYGTKVVMQKGEADPKTGKMRPDGTVNMVSDNPADPYNLMVPWSVRITNSGEYVHSASWNGGNIGRRSTSNGCTNLNVDDAKWFYGFAQVGDVVTYKNTGGNEMREWDGYGDWNVPWSTWQQGGSVKSAH
- a CDS encoding zinc-binding dehydrogenase; this translates as MHVSRIHQFGPPEVLRYEQVDDPVPGSGEVLVAVERAGVSYGDVIVRAGSYPVELPYVPGVEVGGRVVAVGDGADATLVGRQVVACTTRNAGGYAELARAKAAYTFPVPDGLGLEVAIGVFQAGAVALGLLTAMQVRPGETVLVTAAAGRIGLLLVQLAQAAGATVVAAAGGTAKVAAAREAGAKHAVDYATADWPNQVREATGGRGADVVLDAIGGTLGAQAIEAAARPGGRIGIYGFASGDWTPLDTAAIVRSGQAVSGPLSLVFAKSDAEQRADAEQALAAATRGELTPRLHAEYPLADAAAAHTELADRRTIGGIQLLP